The Synchiropus splendidus isolate RoL2022-P1 chromosome 1, RoL_Sspl_1.0, whole genome shotgun sequence genome includes a window with the following:
- the LOC128755731 gene encoding electrogenic sodium bicarbonate cotransporter 1-like isoform X1, whose translation MSSDKNKMEDEAVLDRGAAFVKHICDEEEVEGHHTVYIGVHVPKSYHRRRRHRRKSSHKEKRDRTEHGTEGYKSDGDNIDESSTNVLKPLISPAERIRFILGEEDDGPPPPQLFTELDELLAVDGQEMEWKETARWIKFEEKVEKGGERWSKPHVATLSLHSLMELKKCIEKGTIMLDLEATTLPQIVEMITDSQIESGQLRPDVKEKVMYTLLRKHRHQTKKSNLRSLADIGKSVSSASRLFTNQENARSPLEHPVPCFNPQDSEEPCEVTRSSSMGYLCSPTTAHRTLTSNSLSDFSDKPEKDQLKNKFMKKLPRDAEASNVLVGEVDFLENPFVAFVRLQQAVMLGALTEVPVPTRFLFVLLGPKGKSKSYHEIGRAIATLMSDEVFHDIAYKAKDRQDLLAGIEEFLDEVIVLPPGEWDPDIRIEPPKSLPSSDKRKNMYAGLEPPHMNGDTPHDPGHGAGGGGGHQVGEELQCTRRFCGGLMLDIKRKLPFFASDFYDALHIQSLSTILFIYLGTVTNAITFGGLLGDATDNMQGVLESFLGTALTGAVFCLLAGQPLTILSSTGPVLVFERLLFNFSKDNNFDYLEFRLWIGLWSGLFCLVLVATDASFLVQYFTRFTEEGFSALISFIFIYDAFKKMIKLAHHNPINANLDPDLITQYDCRCLPGNSSAQLDITGMTNTTDLPVNATWSSLTMHQCEKYGGQLVGEACGYVPDITLMSFILFFGTYTCSMALKKFKTSRFFPTRVRKLISDFAIILTILLFCGVDAFVGVDTPKLIVPSEFKPTSPSRGWFVPPFGGNPWWVYLAAALPALLVTILIFMDQQITAVIVNRKEHKLKKGAGYHLDLFWVAILMMVCSFMGLPWYVAATVISIAHIDSLKMETETSAPGEQPKFLGVREQRVTGIFVFILTGLSVFMAPILKFIPMPVLYGVFLYMGVASLNGVQFMDRLQLLLMPAKHQPDLIYLRHVPQRRIHLFTFIQGLCLALLWILKSTVAAIIFPVMILALVAVRKAMDYVFSQHDLSYLDDVIPEKDKKKKEDEKKKNKKKKGSIDSEADFEMNQRFPLNRIRRAEPYLNSSTVADLDRRSYTKGLPQIKIDRDSEENGFSWKKDCETDL comes from the exons ATGAGTTCCGACAAGAACAA GATGGAGGACGAGGCGGTCCTGGACAGAGGAGCGGCTTTCGTGAAGCACAtttgtgatgaagaggaagtggaag GTCACCACACAGTGTACATTGGTGTCCACGTTCCGAAAAGTTATCACCGGAGAAGACGCCACCGACGCAAGTCCAGCCACAAGGAGAAGCGGGACCGAACGGAGCATGGCACAGAGGGATACAAGTCGGACGGCGACAACATAGACGAGTCCTCCACCAATGTTCTGAAGCCCCTGA TTTCTCCGGCTGAAAGGATCAGGTTTATCTTGGGAGAGGAAGACGATGGTCCCCCACCTCCGCAGCTCTTCACTGAACTGGATGAGCTTCTGGCCGTGGACGGACAGGAGATGGAGTGGAAGGAGACAGCCAG ATGGATCAAatttgaggagaaggtggagaaagGAGGCGAACGTTGGAGCAAACCTCATGTAGCCACACTGTCGCTGCATAGCTTAATGGAACTTAAAAAGTGCATTGAGAAGGGCACCATCATGCTGGACCTCGAGGCCACCACGCTGCCACAGATAGTGG AGATGATCACCGACAGCCAGATTGAGAGCGGGCAACTGAGGCCTGACGTCAAAGAGAAGGTCATGTACACGCTGCTCCGGAAGCACCGTCACCAGACCAAGAAGTCCAACCTGCGGTCTCTCGCCGACATCGGCAAGAGCGTGTCCAGCGCAAGTCGCCTCTTCACCAACCAGGAGAACG CTCGCAGCCCCCTCGAGCACCCAGTGCCTTGTTTTAACCCTCAAGACTCAGAGGAACCATGTGAAGTCACGAGAAGCTCCAGCATGGGATACCTCT GCAGCCCAACCACCGCCCATCGCACCCTCACCTCCAACAGCCTGAGTGACTTTTCTGACAAGCCCGAGAAGGACCAG CTCAAGAACAAGTTCATGAAGAAGCTGCCCCGGGATGCCGAGGCGTCAAACGTGCTGGTTGGGGAGGTGGACTTCCTGGAAAATCCCTTTGTGGCGTTTGTGCGTCTGCAGCAAGCTGTGATGCTGGGAGCGCTCACCGAAGTCCCCGTGCCCACGAG GTTTCTGTTTGTGCTCCTGGGCCCCAAAGGTAAATCAAAGTCCTACCATGAGATCGGAAGAGCCATCGCCACCCTGATGTCTGATGAG GTGTTTCACGACATCGCCTACAAAGCAAAGGACCGCCAGGACCTGCTGGCAGGTATCGAGGAGTTCTTGGACGAGGTCATCGTTCTGCCCCCTGGCGAGTGGGACCCCGACATTAGGATAGAGCCGCCCAAATCACTGCCCTCCTCGGACAAGAG gaAGAACATGTACGCTGGGTTGGAACCGCCTCACATGAATGGCGACACGCCTCATGACCCGGGTCATGGCGCCGGCGGTGGAGGAGGACATCAAGTCGGCGAGGAGCTCCAGTGCACCAGAAG GTTCTGCGGAGGCCTGATGCTGGACATCAAGAGGAAGCTTCCGTTCTTTGCCAGCGACTTCTACGACGCTTTGCACATTCAGTCTCTGTCCACCATCTTGTTCATCTACCTGGGAACGGTCACCAACGCCATCACCTTTGGAGGTCTGCTCGGGGATGCTACTGATAATATGCAG GGGGTTTTGGAAAGTTTCCTGGGCACGGCGCTGACGGGAGCGGTCTTCTGTCTGCTGGCGGGTCAGCCCCTCACAATACTCAGCAGCACCGGGCCGGTTCTGGTCTTTGAAAGGCTCCTCTTCAACTTCAGCAA AGACAACAACTTCGACTACCTGGAGTTCCGGCTGTGGATCGGCCTGTGGTCGGGGTTATTCTGTCTGGTGCTGGTCGCCACAGACGCCAGCTTCCTGGTGCAGTACTTCACTCGCTTCACCGAGGAAGGTTTCTCTGCACTCatcagcttcatcttcatctacGACGCGTTCAAGAAGATGATCAAGCTGGCGCATCACAACCCCATCAACGCTAACCTGGACCCGGACCTGATCACGCAGTACGACTGCCGCTGCCTGCCAG GCAACTCCTCAGCTCAGCTCGACATCACCGGCATGACCAACACGACCGATCTG CCGGTGAACGCGACCTGGTCGTCCCTTACCATGCACCAGTGCGAGAAGTATGGCGGTCAGCTGGTGGGAGAGGCCTGCGGCTATGTGCCTGACATCACCCTGATGtctttcatcctcttcttcGGGACCTACACCTGCTCCATGGCTCTCAAGAAGTTCAAGACGAGCCGCTTCTTTCCCACTCGG GTCAGGAAGCTCATCAGTGACTTTGCCATCATCCTGACCATCTTGCTCTTCTGTGGTGTGGACGCCTTCGTCGGTGTGGACACCCCGAAGCTCATTGTGCCAAGTGAATTCAAG cCGACAAGTCCGTCCAGGGGCTGGTTTGTTCCTCCCTTCGGAGGGAACCCCTGGTGGGTCTACTTGGCGGCTGCCCTACCCGCCCTGCTGGTCACCATTCTCATCTTCATGGACCAACAGATCACAGCCGTCATCGTCAACAGGAAGGAGCACAAGCTGAAG AAAGGTGCAGGGTATCATCTGGACCTCTTCTGGGTGGCCATCCTGATGATGGTCTGCTCCTTCATGGGTCTCCCATGGTATGTGGCGGCCACGGTCATCTCCATCGCCCACATCGACTCTCTGAAAATGGAGACAGAGACATCCGCACCAGGGGAGCAGCCAAAATTTCTGGGTGTCAG AGAACAAAGAGTCACTGGCATCTTCGTGTTCATCCTGACGGGTCTCTCCGTCTTCATGGCACCCATCCTCAAG TTCATTCCCATGCCAGTCCTCTATGGTGTCTTCCTCTACATGGGTGTGGCATCGCTAAATGGCGTCCAG TTCATGGAtcgcctgcagctcctcctgatGCCTGCTAAACACCAGCCGGACCTCATCTACCTGCGTCATGTCCCTCAGAGACGCATTCATCTCTTCACCTTCATCCAGGGTCTGTGTCTGGCTCTGCTCTGGATCCTGAAGTCCACGGTGGCGGCCATCATCTTCCCTGTCATG ATTCTGGCTTTGGTCGCCGTCCGCAAGGCCATGGACTACGTCTTCTCCCAGCACGACCTCAGCTACCTGGACGATGTCATTCCAgagaaggacaagaagaagaaggaggacgagaagaagaagaacaagaagaagaagggaagcATCGACAGCGAAGCTGACTTT GAGATGAATCAGAGATTCCCCTTAAACCGTATTCGCCGTGCTGAACCGTACCTCAACTCCTCCACTGTGGCTGA
- the LOC128755731 gene encoding electrogenic sodium bicarbonate cotransporter 1-like isoform X2, with amino-acid sequence MSSDKNKMEDEAVLDRGAAFVKHICDEEEVEGHHTVYIGVHVPKSYHRRRRHRRKSSHKEKRDRTEHGTEGYKSDGDNIDESSTNVLKPLISPAERIRFILGEEDDGPPPPQLFTELDELLAVDGQEMEWKETARWIKFEEKVEKGGERWSKPHVATLSLHSLMELKKCIEKGTIMLDLEATTLPQIVEMITDSQIESGQLRPDVKEKVMYTLLRKHRHQTKKSNLRSLADIGKSVSSASRLFTNQENARSPLEHPVPCFNPQDSEEPCEVTRSSSMGYLCSPTTAHRTLTSNSLSDFSDKPEKDQLKNKFMKKLPRDAEASNVLVGEVDFLENPFVAFVRLQQAVMLGALTEVPVPTRFLFVLLGPKGKSKSYHEIGRAIATLMSDEVFHDIAYKAKDRQDLLAGIEEFLDEVIVLPPGEWDPDIRIEPPKSLPSSDKRKNMYAGLEPPHMNGDTPHDPGHGAGGGGGHQVGEELQCTRRFCGGLMLDIKRKLPFFASDFYDALHIQSLSTILFIYLGTVTNAITFGGLLGDATDNMQGVLESFLGTALTGAVFCLLAGQPLTILSSTGPVLVFERLLFNFSKDNNFDYLEFRLWIGLWSGLFCLVLVATDASFLVQYFTRFTEEGFSALISFIFIYDAFKKMIKLAHHNPINANLDPDLITQYDCRCLPGNSSAQLDITGMTNTTDLPVNATWSSLTMHQCEKYGGQLVGEACGYVPDITLMSFILFFGTYTCSMALKKFKTSRFFPTRVRKLISDFAIILTILLFCGVDAFVGVDTPKLIVPSEFKPTSPSRGWFVPPFGGNPWWVYLAAALPALLVTILIFMDQQITAVIVNRKEHKLKKGAGYHLDLFWVAILMMVCSFMGLPWYVAATVISIAHIDSLKMETETSAPGEQPKFLGVREQRVTGIFVFILTGLSVFMAPILKFIPMPVLYGVFLYMGVASLNGVQFMDRLQLLLMPAKHQPDLIYLRHVPQRRIHLFTFIQGLCLALLWILKSTVAAIIFPVMILALVAVRKAMDYVFSQHDLSYLDDVIPEKDKKKKEDEKKKNKKKKGSIDSEADFSDYPYHENIPSIKISMDMMEKEPMLDRDESEIPLKPYSPC; translated from the exons ATGAGTTCCGACAAGAACAA GATGGAGGACGAGGCGGTCCTGGACAGAGGAGCGGCTTTCGTGAAGCACAtttgtgatgaagaggaagtggaag GTCACCACACAGTGTACATTGGTGTCCACGTTCCGAAAAGTTATCACCGGAGAAGACGCCACCGACGCAAGTCCAGCCACAAGGAGAAGCGGGACCGAACGGAGCATGGCACAGAGGGATACAAGTCGGACGGCGACAACATAGACGAGTCCTCCACCAATGTTCTGAAGCCCCTGA TTTCTCCGGCTGAAAGGATCAGGTTTATCTTGGGAGAGGAAGACGATGGTCCCCCACCTCCGCAGCTCTTCACTGAACTGGATGAGCTTCTGGCCGTGGACGGACAGGAGATGGAGTGGAAGGAGACAGCCAG ATGGATCAAatttgaggagaaggtggagaaagGAGGCGAACGTTGGAGCAAACCTCATGTAGCCACACTGTCGCTGCATAGCTTAATGGAACTTAAAAAGTGCATTGAGAAGGGCACCATCATGCTGGACCTCGAGGCCACCACGCTGCCACAGATAGTGG AGATGATCACCGACAGCCAGATTGAGAGCGGGCAACTGAGGCCTGACGTCAAAGAGAAGGTCATGTACACGCTGCTCCGGAAGCACCGTCACCAGACCAAGAAGTCCAACCTGCGGTCTCTCGCCGACATCGGCAAGAGCGTGTCCAGCGCAAGTCGCCTCTTCACCAACCAGGAGAACG CTCGCAGCCCCCTCGAGCACCCAGTGCCTTGTTTTAACCCTCAAGACTCAGAGGAACCATGTGAAGTCACGAGAAGCTCCAGCATGGGATACCTCT GCAGCCCAACCACCGCCCATCGCACCCTCACCTCCAACAGCCTGAGTGACTTTTCTGACAAGCCCGAGAAGGACCAG CTCAAGAACAAGTTCATGAAGAAGCTGCCCCGGGATGCCGAGGCGTCAAACGTGCTGGTTGGGGAGGTGGACTTCCTGGAAAATCCCTTTGTGGCGTTTGTGCGTCTGCAGCAAGCTGTGATGCTGGGAGCGCTCACCGAAGTCCCCGTGCCCACGAG GTTTCTGTTTGTGCTCCTGGGCCCCAAAGGTAAATCAAAGTCCTACCATGAGATCGGAAGAGCCATCGCCACCCTGATGTCTGATGAG GTGTTTCACGACATCGCCTACAAAGCAAAGGACCGCCAGGACCTGCTGGCAGGTATCGAGGAGTTCTTGGACGAGGTCATCGTTCTGCCCCCTGGCGAGTGGGACCCCGACATTAGGATAGAGCCGCCCAAATCACTGCCCTCCTCGGACAAGAG gaAGAACATGTACGCTGGGTTGGAACCGCCTCACATGAATGGCGACACGCCTCATGACCCGGGTCATGGCGCCGGCGGTGGAGGAGGACATCAAGTCGGCGAGGAGCTCCAGTGCACCAGAAG GTTCTGCGGAGGCCTGATGCTGGACATCAAGAGGAAGCTTCCGTTCTTTGCCAGCGACTTCTACGACGCTTTGCACATTCAGTCTCTGTCCACCATCTTGTTCATCTACCTGGGAACGGTCACCAACGCCATCACCTTTGGAGGTCTGCTCGGGGATGCTACTGATAATATGCAG GGGGTTTTGGAAAGTTTCCTGGGCACGGCGCTGACGGGAGCGGTCTTCTGTCTGCTGGCGGGTCAGCCCCTCACAATACTCAGCAGCACCGGGCCGGTTCTGGTCTTTGAAAGGCTCCTCTTCAACTTCAGCAA AGACAACAACTTCGACTACCTGGAGTTCCGGCTGTGGATCGGCCTGTGGTCGGGGTTATTCTGTCTGGTGCTGGTCGCCACAGACGCCAGCTTCCTGGTGCAGTACTTCACTCGCTTCACCGAGGAAGGTTTCTCTGCACTCatcagcttcatcttcatctacGACGCGTTCAAGAAGATGATCAAGCTGGCGCATCACAACCCCATCAACGCTAACCTGGACCCGGACCTGATCACGCAGTACGACTGCCGCTGCCTGCCAG GCAACTCCTCAGCTCAGCTCGACATCACCGGCATGACCAACACGACCGATCTG CCGGTGAACGCGACCTGGTCGTCCCTTACCATGCACCAGTGCGAGAAGTATGGCGGTCAGCTGGTGGGAGAGGCCTGCGGCTATGTGCCTGACATCACCCTGATGtctttcatcctcttcttcGGGACCTACACCTGCTCCATGGCTCTCAAGAAGTTCAAGACGAGCCGCTTCTTTCCCACTCGG GTCAGGAAGCTCATCAGTGACTTTGCCATCATCCTGACCATCTTGCTCTTCTGTGGTGTGGACGCCTTCGTCGGTGTGGACACCCCGAAGCTCATTGTGCCAAGTGAATTCAAG cCGACAAGTCCGTCCAGGGGCTGGTTTGTTCCTCCCTTCGGAGGGAACCCCTGGTGGGTCTACTTGGCGGCTGCCCTACCCGCCCTGCTGGTCACCATTCTCATCTTCATGGACCAACAGATCACAGCCGTCATCGTCAACAGGAAGGAGCACAAGCTGAAG AAAGGTGCAGGGTATCATCTGGACCTCTTCTGGGTGGCCATCCTGATGATGGTCTGCTCCTTCATGGGTCTCCCATGGTATGTGGCGGCCACGGTCATCTCCATCGCCCACATCGACTCTCTGAAAATGGAGACAGAGACATCCGCACCAGGGGAGCAGCCAAAATTTCTGGGTGTCAG AGAACAAAGAGTCACTGGCATCTTCGTGTTCATCCTGACGGGTCTCTCCGTCTTCATGGCACCCATCCTCAAG TTCATTCCCATGCCAGTCCTCTATGGTGTCTTCCTCTACATGGGTGTGGCATCGCTAAATGGCGTCCAG TTCATGGAtcgcctgcagctcctcctgatGCCTGCTAAACACCAGCCGGACCTCATCTACCTGCGTCATGTCCCTCAGAGACGCATTCATCTCTTCACCTTCATCCAGGGTCTGTGTCTGGCTCTGCTCTGGATCCTGAAGTCCACGGTGGCGGCCATCATCTTCCCTGTCATG ATTCTGGCTTTGGTCGCCGTCCGCAAGGCCATGGACTACGTCTTCTCCCAGCACGACCTCAGCTACCTGGACGATGTCATTCCAgagaaggacaagaagaagaaggaggacgagaagaagaagaacaagaagaagaagggaagcATCGACAGCGAAGCTGACTTT TCCGACTATCCCTACCACGAAAACATTCCCAGTATAAAAATCTCCATGGATATGATGGAGAAGGAGCCCATGTTGGATA GAGATGAATCAGAGATTCCCCTTAAACCGTATTCGCCGTGCTGA
- the LOC128755731 gene encoding electrogenic sodium bicarbonate cotransporter 1-like isoform X5 has protein sequence MSSDKNKMEDEAVLDRGAAFVKHICDEEEVEGHHTVYIGVHVPKSYHRRRRHRRKSSHKEKRDRTEHGTEGYKSDGDNIDESSTNVLKPLISPAERIRFILGEEDDGPPPPQLFTELDELLAVDGQEMEWKETARWIKFEEKVEKGGERWSKPHVATLSLHSLMELKKCIEKGTIMLDLEATTLPQIVEMITDSQIESGQLRPDVKEKVMYTLLRKHRHQTKKSNLRSLADIGKSVSSASRLFTNQENGSPTTAHRTLTSNSLSDFSDKPEKDQLKNKFMKKLPRDAEASNVLVGEVDFLENPFVAFVRLQQAVMLGALTEVPVPTRFLFVLLGPKGKSKSYHEIGRAIATLMSDEVFHDIAYKAKDRQDLLAGIEEFLDEVIVLPPGEWDPDIRIEPPKSLPSSDKRKNMYAGLEPPHMNGDTPHDPGHGAGGGGGHQVGEELQCTRRFCGGLMLDIKRKLPFFASDFYDALHIQSLSTILFIYLGTVTNAITFGGLLGDATDNMQGVLESFLGTALTGAVFCLLAGQPLTILSSTGPVLVFERLLFNFSKDNNFDYLEFRLWIGLWSGLFCLVLVATDASFLVQYFTRFTEEGFSALISFIFIYDAFKKMIKLAHHNPINANLDPDLITQYDCRCLPGNSSAQLDITGMTNTTDLPVNATWSSLTMHQCEKYGGQLVGEACGYVPDITLMSFILFFGTYTCSMALKKFKTSRFFPTRVRKLISDFAIILTILLFCGVDAFVGVDTPKLIVPSEFKPTSPSRGWFVPPFGGNPWWVYLAAALPALLVTILIFMDQQITAVIVNRKEHKLKKGAGYHLDLFWVAILMMVCSFMGLPWYVAATVISIAHIDSLKMETETSAPGEQPKFLGVREQRVTGIFVFILTGLSVFMAPILKFIPMPVLYGVFLYMGVASLNGVQFMDRLQLLLMPAKHQPDLIYLRHVPQRRIHLFTFIQGLCLALLWILKSTVAAIIFPVMILALVAVRKAMDYVFSQHDLSYLDDVIPEKDKKKKEDEKKKNKKKKGSIDSEADFSDYPYHENIPSIKISMDMMEKEPMLDRDESEIPLKPYSPC, from the exons ATGAGTTCCGACAAGAACAA GATGGAGGACGAGGCGGTCCTGGACAGAGGAGCGGCTTTCGTGAAGCACAtttgtgatgaagaggaagtggaag GTCACCACACAGTGTACATTGGTGTCCACGTTCCGAAAAGTTATCACCGGAGAAGACGCCACCGACGCAAGTCCAGCCACAAGGAGAAGCGGGACCGAACGGAGCATGGCACAGAGGGATACAAGTCGGACGGCGACAACATAGACGAGTCCTCCACCAATGTTCTGAAGCCCCTGA TTTCTCCGGCTGAAAGGATCAGGTTTATCTTGGGAGAGGAAGACGATGGTCCCCCACCTCCGCAGCTCTTCACTGAACTGGATGAGCTTCTGGCCGTGGACGGACAGGAGATGGAGTGGAAGGAGACAGCCAG ATGGATCAAatttgaggagaaggtggagaaagGAGGCGAACGTTGGAGCAAACCTCATGTAGCCACACTGTCGCTGCATAGCTTAATGGAACTTAAAAAGTGCATTGAGAAGGGCACCATCATGCTGGACCTCGAGGCCACCACGCTGCCACAGATAGTGG AGATGATCACCGACAGCCAGATTGAGAGCGGGCAACTGAGGCCTGACGTCAAAGAGAAGGTCATGTACACGCTGCTCCGGAAGCACCGTCACCAGACCAAGAAGTCCAACCTGCGGTCTCTCGCCGACATCGGCAAGAGCGTGTCCAGCGCAAGTCGCCTCTTCACCAACCAGGAGAACG GCAGCCCAACCACCGCCCATCGCACCCTCACCTCCAACAGCCTGAGTGACTTTTCTGACAAGCCCGAGAAGGACCAG CTCAAGAACAAGTTCATGAAGAAGCTGCCCCGGGATGCCGAGGCGTCAAACGTGCTGGTTGGGGAGGTGGACTTCCTGGAAAATCCCTTTGTGGCGTTTGTGCGTCTGCAGCAAGCTGTGATGCTGGGAGCGCTCACCGAAGTCCCCGTGCCCACGAG GTTTCTGTTTGTGCTCCTGGGCCCCAAAGGTAAATCAAAGTCCTACCATGAGATCGGAAGAGCCATCGCCACCCTGATGTCTGATGAG GTGTTTCACGACATCGCCTACAAAGCAAAGGACCGCCAGGACCTGCTGGCAGGTATCGAGGAGTTCTTGGACGAGGTCATCGTTCTGCCCCCTGGCGAGTGGGACCCCGACATTAGGATAGAGCCGCCCAAATCACTGCCCTCCTCGGACAAGAG gaAGAACATGTACGCTGGGTTGGAACCGCCTCACATGAATGGCGACACGCCTCATGACCCGGGTCATGGCGCCGGCGGTGGAGGAGGACATCAAGTCGGCGAGGAGCTCCAGTGCACCAGAAG GTTCTGCGGAGGCCTGATGCTGGACATCAAGAGGAAGCTTCCGTTCTTTGCCAGCGACTTCTACGACGCTTTGCACATTCAGTCTCTGTCCACCATCTTGTTCATCTACCTGGGAACGGTCACCAACGCCATCACCTTTGGAGGTCTGCTCGGGGATGCTACTGATAATATGCAG GGGGTTTTGGAAAGTTTCCTGGGCACGGCGCTGACGGGAGCGGTCTTCTGTCTGCTGGCGGGTCAGCCCCTCACAATACTCAGCAGCACCGGGCCGGTTCTGGTCTTTGAAAGGCTCCTCTTCAACTTCAGCAA AGACAACAACTTCGACTACCTGGAGTTCCGGCTGTGGATCGGCCTGTGGTCGGGGTTATTCTGTCTGGTGCTGGTCGCCACAGACGCCAGCTTCCTGGTGCAGTACTTCACTCGCTTCACCGAGGAAGGTTTCTCTGCACTCatcagcttcatcttcatctacGACGCGTTCAAGAAGATGATCAAGCTGGCGCATCACAACCCCATCAACGCTAACCTGGACCCGGACCTGATCACGCAGTACGACTGCCGCTGCCTGCCAG GCAACTCCTCAGCTCAGCTCGACATCACCGGCATGACCAACACGACCGATCTG CCGGTGAACGCGACCTGGTCGTCCCTTACCATGCACCAGTGCGAGAAGTATGGCGGTCAGCTGGTGGGAGAGGCCTGCGGCTATGTGCCTGACATCACCCTGATGtctttcatcctcttcttcGGGACCTACACCTGCTCCATGGCTCTCAAGAAGTTCAAGACGAGCCGCTTCTTTCCCACTCGG GTCAGGAAGCTCATCAGTGACTTTGCCATCATCCTGACCATCTTGCTCTTCTGTGGTGTGGACGCCTTCGTCGGTGTGGACACCCCGAAGCTCATTGTGCCAAGTGAATTCAAG cCGACAAGTCCGTCCAGGGGCTGGTTTGTTCCTCCCTTCGGAGGGAACCCCTGGTGGGTCTACTTGGCGGCTGCCCTACCCGCCCTGCTGGTCACCATTCTCATCTTCATGGACCAACAGATCACAGCCGTCATCGTCAACAGGAAGGAGCACAAGCTGAAG AAAGGTGCAGGGTATCATCTGGACCTCTTCTGGGTGGCCATCCTGATGATGGTCTGCTCCTTCATGGGTCTCCCATGGTATGTGGCGGCCACGGTCATCTCCATCGCCCACATCGACTCTCTGAAAATGGAGACAGAGACATCCGCACCAGGGGAGCAGCCAAAATTTCTGGGTGTCAG AGAACAAAGAGTCACTGGCATCTTCGTGTTCATCCTGACGGGTCTCTCCGTCTTCATGGCACCCATCCTCAAG TTCATTCCCATGCCAGTCCTCTATGGTGTCTTCCTCTACATGGGTGTGGCATCGCTAAATGGCGTCCAG TTCATGGAtcgcctgcagctcctcctgatGCCTGCTAAACACCAGCCGGACCTCATCTACCTGCGTCATGTCCCTCAGAGACGCATTCATCTCTTCACCTTCATCCAGGGTCTGTGTCTGGCTCTGCTCTGGATCCTGAAGTCCACGGTGGCGGCCATCATCTTCCCTGTCATG ATTCTGGCTTTGGTCGCCGTCCGCAAGGCCATGGACTACGTCTTCTCCCAGCACGACCTCAGCTACCTGGACGATGTCATTCCAgagaaggacaagaagaagaaggaggacgagaagaagaagaacaagaagaagaagggaagcATCGACAGCGAAGCTGACTTT TCCGACTATCCCTACCACGAAAACATTCCCAGTATAAAAATCTCCATGGATATGATGGAGAAGGAGCCCATGTTGGATA GAGATGAATCAGAGATTCCCCTTAAACCGTATTCGCCGTGCTGA